In one window of Desulfovibrio inopinatus DSM 10711 DNA:
- a CDS encoding chemotaxis protein CheW, with protein sequence MNTAETYLFFVVRDRILALPLASVRRVHQAVATTPLPDAPQTVLGVVNVHGRMIALVDPGVHLGFDPSPIRTSQAFLEIQAEYGPVLVLADTVLDVDFLQSENVIAAEDLIPGYHDVVSVSSFRDITVFVSDPDSFLTEDERAAVADAIIESPFEASRSEEIEDRDDMSDSL encoded by the coding sequence ATGAACACAGCTGAAACCTATCTTTTCTTTGTCGTGCGGGATCGAATCCTTGCTCTCCCACTTGCTTCGGTCCGGCGAGTACACCAAGCTGTGGCAACAACACCATTACCTGATGCTCCACAAACAGTTTTAGGCGTTGTTAATGTCCATGGACGAATGATCGCTCTCGTCGATCCAGGTGTGCATCTTGGTTTTGATCCCTCACCGATTCGGACTTCTCAGGCTTTTCTTGAAATTCAAGCAGAATATGGCCCAGTTCTCGTCCTTGCAGACACGGTACTTGATGTAGATTTCCTTCAAAGCGAAAATGTCATCGCGGCCGAAGATCTTATTCCAGGATATCACGATGTCGTTTCCGTGTCTTCTTTTCGAGATATCACCGTATTTGTCAGCGACCCCGATTCTTTCCTGACGGAAGACGAACGCGCAGCCGTTGCCGATGCCATTATCGAATCACCTTTCGAGGCTTCTCGCTCCGAAGAGATCGAAGACCGCGACGATATGTCGGATTCGCTATGA
- a CDS encoding chemotaxis protein CheW, whose amino-acid sequence MKEQQNLELSRPNESAVLNARANKLAQEHAPPTQPSGHTLSILEVGIGKERYGIETNYIKEVHSVAGLTPIPCTPDFILGVVSIRGRVCSVMDVRRLFGIPSGLLTDADRIVLLQHNDMETSILASSVGMVNSIQTDILSPWKPPGDASMVRFVRGLSPDGLLVLSTETLLTDEYILINDEVVL is encoded by the coding sequence ATGAAAGAACAACAGAACCTTGAGCTTTCTCGACCTAACGAGAGTGCCGTGCTCAATGCTCGAGCCAATAAACTGGCTCAAGAACATGCTCCTCCGACACAACCATCCGGTCATACTTTGAGTATTCTTGAAGTTGGTATTGGCAAAGAGCGCTACGGTATTGAAACGAATTACATTAAGGAAGTGCATTCTGTAGCCGGACTCACGCCTATTCCATGTACACCGGATTTCATCCTCGGGGTGGTCAGTATACGCGGTCGTGTTTGCTCGGTTATGGATGTCCGTCGTCTGTTCGGTATTCCATCCGGTTTGCTCACCGATGCTGATAGGATTGTTTTGCTCCAACACAATGATATGGAAACGAGTATACTGGCCTCATCGGTTGGCATGGTCAATTCCATCCAAACCGATATCCTGTCGCCATGGAAACCCCCTGGAGACGCATCCATGGTTCGTTTTGTCAGGGGGCTCTCACCAGATGGTCTCCTTGTTCTTTCTACCGAAACCTTGCTTACAGATGAGTATATCCTGATCAATGATGAGGTCGTTCTGTAA
- a CDS encoding CheR family methyltransferase, with the protein MSTAASQYGNTVSPQLLQTFTEYIANELGLSFLDERERELIRGLSAAASTFGFDRTDDFITWYLRTRDTPERIEMLASHLTNGETYFFRESRALNAVAQLLKTSPVSDTIRLWSAGCSSGEEAYSLAITAHTIIKERGGPKVSILATDINPLSLQAARKRVYRKWSFRGTPEWVTSKYFTSQSDDSRRLRQDIASMVQFARLNLALDPYPSSNPNTSNIDVIFCRNVLMYFVESVRNEVIKRFHACLTNRGFLALSASEGTLATSSGLFFAKAAAQTMVYVKTQALPETPVFLPTKTISSIACVKKASLPQKPSPILPSPIAPVSHHENIKQLTKHAREAFTAKRYPEVRRILEEDLKPHKDLDGQFLGLLAQACANMRDLDAAEHWGELAVKRDKLSPYLRFLLASIQMEHNKFDDAKANLKKALYIDSNFILALFELGNLYRQEKQFDKADKAYHNAQLLLRQLEPDALVPCGEGLSAAGLLHMIDKIPR; encoded by the coding sequence ATGAGCACTGCCGCTTCCCAATATGGCAACACGGTCTCCCCCCAACTGTTGCAGACCTTCACGGAATATATTGCCAACGAGCTTGGATTGTCTTTTCTCGATGAGCGGGAACGAGAACTTATCCGTGGTCTCAGCGCGGCTGCATCCACCTTCGGGTTTGATCGAACCGACGATTTCATCACATGGTATCTCAGAACACGTGACACCCCCGAACGTATTGAAATGCTCGCTTCCCATTTGACCAATGGAGAAACGTATTTTTTTCGTGAGTCTCGCGCACTGAATGCCGTTGCCCAATTGTTGAAAACGAGCCCCGTCTCCGACACCATCCGCCTCTGGAGTGCTGGCTGTTCCAGTGGTGAAGAAGCCTATTCGCTGGCCATCACAGCGCATACCATTATCAAGGAGCGCGGTGGTCCCAAGGTGTCTATTCTGGCAACAGATATCAATCCACTTTCCCTGCAAGCTGCCCGTAAAAGAGTTTATCGAAAATGGTCCTTTCGCGGGACTCCGGAATGGGTGACATCAAAATATTTTACGTCCCAATCCGATGATTCACGACGACTCCGCCAAGACATTGCATCAATGGTTCAATTCGCAAGACTCAACCTTGCGCTTGATCCGTATCCTTCTTCGAACCCGAATACATCGAATATTGATGTCATTTTTTGCCGCAATGTCCTTATGTATTTTGTCGAATCAGTCCGCAACGAAGTGATCAAACGATTCCACGCATGTCTTACAAACCGTGGATTTCTCGCATTAAGCGCTTCTGAAGGAACACTTGCGACCTCATCGGGGTTGTTCTTTGCCAAAGCAGCAGCGCAAACCATGGTTTATGTCAAAACCCAGGCGCTTCCCGAAACACCTGTTTTCCTTCCAACCAAAACCATTTCTTCTATTGCTTGCGTCAAAAAGGCTTCTCTTCCTCAAAAACCTTCCCCAATACTTCCCAGTCCCATTGCACCGGTTTCGCACCACGAAAACATTAAGCAGCTCACCAAACACGCACGAGAGGCCTTTACTGCGAAGCGGTACCCAGAAGTCCGCAGAATTTTGGAAGAAGACCTCAAACCGCACAAGGATTTGGACGGTCAGTTTCTGGGATTATTGGCCCAAGCTTGTGCCAACATGAGGGATCTCGATGCGGCTGAGCACTGGGGAGAACTCGCTGTGAAGCGTGATAAGCTCTCGCCGTATCTTCGCTTTCTTTTGGCGAGCATTCAGATGGAACACAATAAATTCGACGACGCCAAAGCCAATTTGAAAAAGGCGCTCTATATCGATTCAAATTTCATTTTGGCATTATTCGAATTAGGGAATTTGTACCGACAAGAAAAACAATTTGATAAAGCGGATAAAGCCTACCACAATGCGCAGCTTCTTCTCCGCCAACTCGAACCAGATGCCCTTGTTCCTTGTGGAGAAGGATTAAGTGCCGCCGGACTTCTCCATATGATAGATAAGATTCCTCGGTAA